A portion of the Leifsonia sp. EB41 genome contains these proteins:
- a CDS encoding alpha-ketoacid dehydrogenase subunit beta produces MTALTMAKAINAGLRRSLAEDDKVVLMGEDIGTLGGVFRVTDGLQTEFGPRRVMDSPLAESGILGTAVGMAYRGLRPVVEIQFDGFIYPAFDQIVSQVARMHYRTAGAVRMPITIRVPFAGGIGAAEHHSDSPEAYFAHAAGLRVVSPSTPQDAYTLIRQAIASDDPVLFFEPKRRYHAKGEVDEDASLQDARPMGTARVLTSGSDVTLVTYGGLVQLAGDAALAAGDEGVSVEVIDLRSLSPLDLDTVAASVRKTGRLVVTHEAALSGGLGAEISASITERCFYHLEHAPVRVTGHDIPYPAAKLESAHLPDLDRILDGIDRVMDRPNSLSGVED; encoded by the coding sequence ATGACCGCATTGACCATGGCGAAGGCCATCAACGCCGGCCTCCGCCGCTCGCTCGCCGAGGACGACAAGGTCGTGCTCATGGGCGAGGACATCGGCACGCTCGGCGGCGTGTTCCGCGTGACGGACGGCCTCCAGACCGAGTTCGGCCCGCGCCGCGTCATGGACTCGCCGCTGGCCGAGTCCGGCATCCTGGGCACCGCCGTCGGGATGGCGTACCGCGGGCTCCGTCCCGTGGTGGAGATCCAGTTCGACGGCTTCATCTACCCGGCGTTCGACCAGATCGTCAGCCAGGTGGCGCGCATGCACTACCGCACCGCCGGCGCCGTACGGATGCCGATCACGATCCGTGTGCCGTTCGCGGGCGGCATCGGCGCCGCGGAGCACCACTCCGACTCGCCGGAGGCCTACTTCGCGCACGCCGCGGGGCTGCGCGTGGTGAGCCCGTCGACCCCGCAGGACGCCTACACGCTCATCCGCCAGGCGATCGCCTCGGACGACCCCGTGCTGTTCTTCGAGCCCAAGCGCCGTTACCACGCCAAGGGCGAGGTGGACGAGGATGCCTCGCTCCAGGACGCCCGTCCGATGGGCACGGCCCGCGTGCTCACCTCGGGCAGCGATGTCACGCTGGTGACCTACGGCGGCCTGGTGCAGCTGGCGGGGGACGCGGCGCTCGCGGCCGGGGATGAGGGCGTCTCGGTGGAGGTGATCGACCTCCGCTCGCTGTCGCCGCTCGACCTCGACACCGTCGCGGCGTCGGTGCGGAAGACCGGGCGCCTGGTCGTCACCCACGAGGCCGCGCTGTCCGGCGGCCTCGGCGCGGAGATCTCGGCCTCCATCACCGAGCGCTGCTTCTACCACCTGGAGCACGCGCCGGTCCGCGTCACCGGCCACGACATCCCGTATCCGGCCGCAAAGCTGGAGTCCGCGCACCTGCCCGACCTCGACCGCATCCTGGACGGCATCGACCGCGTCATGGACCGCCCGAACTCGCTGAGCGGAGTGGAGGACTGA
- a CDS encoding dihydrolipoamide acetyltransferase family protein, with translation MAVKEFALPDLGEGLTESELVSWHVAVGDTVHLNQIIAEVETAKALVELPAPYAGTVSRLYVEPGVTVAVGEPLLAFEVEGAAGAEPAAPAAAPSEESSSSGAAVREPVLVGYGARPDATGRPARRARPGLASQPVAREAVASAPAAAAPAQSAAPASDTAVRERPRATPPVRKLARERGIDLASVAGTGERGLVTRADLDAYATPPASAPQGTVPAAEAAPAELRIPIKGVRKATAEAMVRSAFGAPQATVFLTVDITPTSELIERLRARPDLADARPGLLAVVAKALCLAARRTPEVNSKWDEAAQEIVQTRAINLGIAAATPRGLLVPVIRDADGHSLAELSGAIRELAVTARSGKTQPAALSGGTITITNVGVFGVDAGTPILTPGEAAILAVGAVRRQPWEHHGEIALRDVLTLALTFDHRIVDGEQGSRFLADIGRILADPASVLTLV, from the coding sequence ATGGCGGTCAAGGAATTCGCGCTCCCGGACCTGGGCGAGGGACTCACCGAGTCGGAACTGGTGAGCTGGCACGTCGCCGTGGGCGACACCGTGCACCTCAACCAGATCATCGCCGAGGTGGAGACCGCCAAGGCGCTGGTCGAGCTGCCCGCCCCGTACGCGGGGACGGTGTCCCGGCTGTACGTGGAGCCCGGCGTGACGGTGGCGGTGGGGGAGCCGCTGCTGGCGTTCGAGGTGGAGGGTGCGGCGGGCGCTGAGCCCGCGGCGCCTGCGGCCGCGCCGTCCGAGGAATCGTCGTCGAGCGGCGCCGCGGTCAGGGAGCCTGTGCTCGTGGGCTACGGCGCGCGACCGGACGCCACGGGCAGGCCCGCCCGGCGCGCCCGTCCGGGGCTGGCGTCGCAGCCGGTCGCCCGGGAGGCTGTCGCATCAGCGCCGGCCGCAGCAGCGCCCGCGCAGTCCGCTGCTCCCGCGTCCGACACCGCGGTGCGCGAGCGCCCGCGGGCGACCCCGCCGGTTCGCAAGCTGGCCAGGGAGCGCGGCATCGACCTCGCCTCCGTCGCCGGCACGGGCGAGCGCGGGCTGGTGACGCGCGCCGACCTCGACGCGTACGCGACCCCGCCGGCGTCAGCGCCGCAGGGGACCGTTCCGGCCGCCGAGGCCGCACCCGCCGAGCTCCGCATCCCGATCAAGGGTGTCCGCAAGGCGACAGCCGAGGCGATGGTGCGCAGCGCGTTCGGCGCCCCGCAGGCGACGGTCTTCCTCACGGTCGACATCACGCCGACCAGCGAGCTGATCGAGCGCCTGCGCGCCCGGCCGGACCTCGCCGACGCGCGTCCCGGCCTCCTCGCCGTGGTGGCGAAGGCGCTGTGCCTGGCGGCACGGCGGACGCCGGAGGTCAACTCCAAGTGGGACGAGGCCGCCCAGGAGATCGTCCAGACCCGCGCGATCAACCTCGGCATCGCCGCGGCGACCCCGCGCGGGCTGCTGGTGCCGGTCATCCGCGACGCCGACGGCCACTCGCTGGCCGAGCTGTCCGGTGCGATCCGCGAGCTCGCGGTGACCGCCCGCTCGGGCAAGACGCAGCCGGCCGCGCTCAGCGGCGGCACGATCACGATCACCAACGTCGGCGTGTTCGGCGTCGACGCGGGCACCCCGATCCTGACGCCGGGGGAGGCCGCGATCCTGGCGGTCGGAGCCGTACGGCGTCAGCCGTGGGAGCACCACGGCGAGATCGCCCTGCGCGACGTGCTCACGCTCGCGCTGACGTTCGACCACCGGATCGTGGACGGCGAGCAGGGCTCCCGCTTCCTCGCCGACATCGGCCGCATCCTGGCCGACCCCGCCTCCGTCCTCACCCTCGTCTAG
- the dapD gene encoding 2,3,4,5-tetrahydropyridine-2,6-dicarboxylate N-succinyltransferase, whose protein sequence is MPSDFPDESAARSAWGYGLATIAGDGTVLDTWFPEPRLGRLPAGRERWIAPAEFEELAGEDARRNVRIDIVTVEIDFDEAPASTPDAYLRLHLLSHLLARPNTVNLDGIFAHLPIVAWTNAGPILPADLDRLRPKLQRAGIHVTGIDKFPRLLDYVTPDRVRIADASRVRLGAHLAPGTTVMHEGFVNFNAGTLGSSMVEGRISQGVVVGDGSDIGGGASIMGTLSGGGTQRVAIGERALLGANSGIGISIGDDTVVEAGLYVTAGTKVVVVDSPATADGRPQTIKAVELSGVPGLLFRRNSLTGAVEVLRRTGTGVELNAALHA, encoded by the coding sequence TGGTTCCCCGAGCCGCGACTGGGCCGCCTCCCGGCCGGACGCGAGCGCTGGATCGCCCCGGCCGAGTTCGAGGAGCTCGCCGGCGAAGACGCGCGCCGCAACGTCCGCATCGACATCGTGACGGTGGAGATCGACTTCGACGAAGCCCCGGCCTCCACGCCGGACGCCTATCTGCGCCTGCACCTGCTCTCGCACCTGCTCGCGCGCCCCAACACGGTGAATCTGGACGGGATCTTCGCGCACCTGCCGATCGTCGCCTGGACCAACGCAGGGCCGATCCTCCCCGCCGACCTGGATCGCCTCCGGCCGAAGCTGCAGCGCGCCGGAATCCATGTCACGGGCATCGACAAGTTCCCGCGGCTGCTCGACTATGTGACGCCGGACCGCGTGCGCATCGCGGACGCGTCCCGCGTGCGCCTCGGCGCCCACCTCGCGCCGGGGACGACGGTGATGCACGAGGGCTTCGTCAACTTCAACGCGGGCACTCTCGGCTCCTCGATGGTGGAGGGCCGCATCTCGCAGGGCGTCGTGGTCGGCGACGGCTCCGACATCGGCGGCGGCGCCTCCATCATGGGCACGCTCTCCGGCGGCGGCACCCAGCGCGTCGCGATCGGCGAACGCGCGCTCCTCGGCGCGAACTCCGGCATCGGCATCTCGATCGGCGACGACACGGTGGTCGAGGCGGGGCTCTACGTCACCGCCGGCACGAAGGTCGTCGTGGTCGACAGCCCGGCGACCGCGGACGGCCGGCCGCAGACCATCAAGGCCGTCGAGCTCTCCGGCGTCCCCGGCCTCCTCTTCCGCCGCAACTCGCTCACCGGCGCCGTGGAGGTCCTCCGCCGCACCGGCACCGGCGTCGAACTCAACGCCGCCCTCCACGCCTGA